One genomic segment of Bacteroidales bacterium includes these proteins:
- a CDS encoding DUF4965 domain-containing protein — MKKIIVSLLMMVSLVYGCGSSGHEVIQNDLRAPAYPLVTIDPYTSAWSFGDKLYEGSLKHWTGKDFPLLGVIRVDGENYRFMGLEDIPLLTVFNTSEQGMWTGKYTFTRPREGWNNKDFNDKQWKEGPAAFGTRDESTVKTAWETEEIWVRREINLEEDLSGKKVFLEYSHDDDFELYINGIEVVNTGYKWRKNVTEPVTGEALASLKKGKNVIAAHCTNRSHGALVDFGLFTEQSMPVKLERTAEQKSVNVQATQTHYTFTCGGVDLKLSFAAPLFMEQLDLLSRPVNYLSYEVVSNDGKEHEVDVYFESSPNWALNHPGQASVSESFENGGLVFLKTGSKEQNYLGKKGDDVRIDWGYFYMAAKKENTSYLVGNAADLRKNFVDKAANASSVKKENARMALIQSLGKIKKGSGKIMIGYDDIYSIQYFGVNLRPYWNRSGDQDILMQFQAADREYQQLIDRCYRFDQQLMEKATLAGGKKYAELCVLAYRQAIAAHKLVEAPNGDLLFLSKENFSNGSIGTVDITYPSAPLFLLYNVELVKGLMNHIFYYSESGKWTKPFAAHDVGTYPMANGQTYGGDMPVEESGNMLILTAAVAAVEGNAKYAEKHWDVLTVWTDYLVENGLDPENQLCTDDFAGHFAHNVNLSAKAIMGIASYGKLAAMLGKKDISEKYTQKAKEMAKEWMRMADDGDHYRLTFDQPGTWSQKYNLVWNKLMNMGIFPEEVAAKEIAYYQTKQNKYGLPLDNRKTYTKADWIIWTATLANDKETFQKFIDPLYLFMNETTDRIPMSDWYYTDKPKHTGFRARAVVGGYFIKMLEGEMK, encoded by the coding sequence ATGAAAAAAATTATTGTTTCCCTCTTAATGATGGTATCACTTGTATACGGATGTGGTTCTTCCGGACATGAAGTCATTCAAAACGATTTGCGCGCACCGGCATACCCGTTGGTTACTATCGATCCTTATACTTCGGCCTGGTCGTTCGGTGATAAGTTATATGAGGGTTCGTTAAAACACTGGACAGGAAAAGATTTTCCCTTATTGGGTGTTATCCGTGTAGATGGCGAGAATTATCGCTTCATGGGACTGGAGGATATTCCGCTTTTAACAGTATTCAATACATCCGAACAAGGAATGTGGACCGGGAAATATACTTTTACCCGTCCGCGTGAAGGATGGAATAATAAAGATTTTAACGATAAACAATGGAAAGAAGGACCTGCTGCTTTCGGAACACGGGACGAATCTACAGTGAAGACAGCATGGGAAACCGAGGAGATTTGGGTACGGCGTGAAATCAATCTGGAAGAAGACCTTTCCGGGAAGAAAGTATTTCTGGAATATTCGCATGATGATGATTTTGAGTTATATATCAACGGAATAGAAGTGGTCAATACCGGGTATAAGTGGCGGAAAAACGTCACTGAGCCTGTTACCGGCGAAGCCCTGGCATCATTGAAAAAAGGAAAGAATGTTATTGCCGCTCATTGTACGAATCGTTCACATGGGGCTTTGGTCGATTTCGGACTTTTCACGGAACAATCCATGCCGGTGAAACTGGAAAGGACAGCAGAACAGAAATCAGTGAATGTGCAGGCTACACAGACGCATTATACATTTACTTGTGGCGGTGTTGACCTGAAACTCTCTTTTGCTGCCCCGCTGTTTATGGAACAGCTCGATCTTCTTTCTCGTCCGGTGAATTACCTCTCTTATGAAGTTGTATCCAACGATGGTAAGGAACATGAAGTGGATGTATATTTCGAAAGTTCTCCCAACTGGGCATTGAATCATCCCGGACAGGCGTCGGTGAGCGAAAGTTTTGAGAACGGAGGGCTTGTCTTCCTGAAAACAGGCAGTAAGGAGCAGAATTATTTAGGAAAAAAAGGCGATGATGTACGTATCGACTGGGGATACTTTTATATGGCGGCCAAAAAAGAAAACACTTCTTACCTTGTTGGAAATGCAGCTGATTTAAGAAAGAATTTTGTGGATAAAGCAGCCAATGCCTCTTCCGTAAAAAAAGAAAATGCACGGATGGCGTTGATACAGTCATTGGGAAAAATAAAGAAAGGTTCGGGAAAAATAATGATCGGTTATGATGATATTTATTCCATACAGTATTTTGGTGTAAACCTCCGGCCCTATTGGAACCGTTCCGGGGACCAGGATATACTGATGCAGTTTCAGGCAGCTGACCGGGAATACCAGCAATTGATAGATCGTTGTTACCGTTTTGATCAACAATTAATGGAAAAAGCAACGTTGGCAGGTGGTAAGAAATATGCCGAGTTATGTGTTCTGGCTTACCGTCAGGCTATTGCCGCCCATAAATTAGTAGAGGCGCCGAATGGTGATTTACTGTTCCTTTCCAAGGAAAATTTCAGCAACGGATCCATTGGTACGGTAGACATCACTTATCCATCAGCTCCTTTGTTTTTACTGTACAATGTGGAATTAGTCAAAGGCCTGATGAATCATATTTTTTATTACAGCGAGAGCGGAAAATGGACCAAACCTTTTGCTGCACACGATGTGGGAACTTATCCAATGGCTAACGGACAAACTTATGGCGGGGATATGCCGGTGGAAGAAAGCGGAAATATGTTGATTCTTACGGCAGCTGTTGCGGCGGTAGAAGGAAATGCAAAGTATGCGGAAAAACATTGGGATGTATTGACAGTATGGACGGATTACCTGGTAGAAAACGGGCTGGATCCGGAAAACCAATTATGTACGGATGATTTTGCCGGACATTTTGCACATAATGTCAACCTGTCCGCAAAGGCCATAATGGGGATCGCTTCATACGGAAAACTCGCAGCTATGCTGGGAAAAAAGGATATATCGGAAAAATATACCCAAAAAGCAAAGGAAATGGCCAAAGAATGGATGAGAATGGCCGATGATGGTGATCATTATCGCCTGACATTCGACCAGCCGGGAACATGGAGCCAGAAATACAATCTTGTATGGAATAAACTGATGAACATGGGCATTTTCCCGGAAGAAGTAGCAGCCAAAGAGATTGCTTATTACCAGACCAAACAGAATAAATACGGTTTGCCGTTGGATAACAGGAAAACATATACCAAAGCCGACTGGATCATCTGGACGGCTACCCTGGCCAATGACAAGGAAACATTTCAGAAGTTCATAGATCCTTTATACCTCTTTATGAATGAAACCACCGACAGGATTCCCATGTCCGACTGGTATTATACCGATAAGCCAAAGCATACAGGGTTCCGTGCCAGAGCAGTAGTCGGGGGGTATTTCATTAAAATGCTGGAAGGCGAAATGAAATGA